CTGTAAGCTGTAAGCTGTAAGCTGTAAGCTGTAAGCTGTAAGCTGTAAGCTGTAAGCTGTAAGCTGTAAGCTAAACAGCCGAGGGAAAGGAATATTGAACAAGGAACAAGGAATGATGAAGGAAGAAGTAGAGGAAATGGATGAAGTGGGGATGGAGGATGGCGGATTTAGGTTGAGAAGAAAGAATATTGAACAAGGAAGGATGAATGATGGGTGGATTTGTTGAAACTTACACATTACATAATTGGGAAAACCGGCACTCAGGCTTAAAAAAACCAAGTACCTGACAGAGACGTGACAAAAGCAAAAAAGCTTTCCGCATACCGTAAGCAATTTTTCCTCATCCGGCATTTATAGGAAATACGAGTGTTGTCTCTTTGCAAAAAAATTAGAACGTGAGAAGATCGTACTGTTTGATAGCAATGGCTTTATTGACATTAAATGCATCAAGCCAAAACAACTTTAAATTTACCAACTATACTTATTCGAATACTGCTGACAATCCAGATGCCCCAACCGGTACTGTACAAGGCTTGTTGACAACGACAGACAATCAGCCAGCGGCTTATGTAACCGTGCATTTAAAAGGCACCAACATTAACACTGTAACTGACGAAAACGGTGCTTTTATTTTAAAGAGCGTTAAAGAAGGTAATTATGTGCTGGAAGTATCGATGATCGGACTGCAGTCGCAGGAAAAAGCAATTTCTGTAAAGAAAGATCAATTAACTACCATAAGCCTGGCGCTTGTTGAAGATGCCAAGCAATTATCTCGCGTGGTGGTTACCAGCGCCAAGTCGCTAAACCAGCGTCCGGTTATTATAGGCAAGGCGCCTATCGATCCAATGGATCTGCCGCAAAGCATCGCTGTTTTGGGTCAAGGAGTTATTCGAGATCAACAAGCGCAGCGCCTGAGTGATGTGATCAAGAACGTGAATGGCGTTTATTTAGCTACCGCCCGCGCCAGCACACAGGAAAACTTTTCTGCCCGCGGTTACTCCTTTGGTAGCAGCAATATGTTTAAAAATGGAGCTCGTATCAACTCTGGCACAATGCCTGAAATGAGTTCATTAGAGCGTGTAGAAGTATTGAAAGGAAGCGCCGCTATCCTTTATGGCCAGGTATCTCCAGGCGGTATTGTGAATATGGTAACCAAGGAACCTAAGTTCAAGTTTGGTGGAGAAGTAGCTATGCGCATGGGCAGCTACGACCTGTACAAGCCATCTTTTGATATTTATGGACCGATTTCTTCCAACGTAGCTTTCCGTGTAAATGGTACGTATGAAAGCGCCAATAGCTACCGCGATGTAGTGCATTCTGACCGCTATTATGTAAACCCGTCTTTCCTGTTTAAACTAGGTACTAAAACAGACCTGGTGGTAGAAGGCGATTACTTGAAACATGACTTTACACCAGATTTTGGTATTGGTTCTTTAGGAGGCACAACTATTCCTGACCTGCCCCGCAATACATTCTTAGGTACTAGCTGGCAATATGCTAAAACGCAACAAGCTACTGCTACTACTACGCTAAAGCATTACTTCAATGACAACTGGCAGATCAATACCTCTTTATCTTACCAGAACTACTATAGAGACTATTTCTCTACCGAGCGTATACAAGCAGATGCTATTGGCGATTGGACGCGCCCGCTTGGTAGAACCAATACAGAAGAGAACTACTTTACTGGCCAGGCAAACCTGACAGGTAAGTTTAAAACGAAAAGCCTGGAGCATACACTTTTAGCTGGTGTTGATGCTGACCGTAGTGTAACCACTAACTATAATTATACTATTGCAGGTGGAACGAATTACGACAAGATCAACATATTGAATCCAGCGAAGTATACAGCGCGTACCGATATACCTGCCACTGAAAAGATCCGTAAGGTTGTAGCGCCTGTAGACAGAAATGGCATTTACGTACAAGACCTGATCAAGCTTTCCAGCAAGTTCAATATATTAGCTGGTATCCGCTGGTCTTCGGTATATAGCGATCAACCCGATTCTACAACGCTGGCTACTAATGCGAAGATCAAAGGCAAGTCGCAATACAATGATGCCTTCTCTCCTCGTTTTGGATTGGTATATAAGCCAACCGAAGCCACATCAGTATTTGCCAGCTATTCTAACTCCTTTACAGTGAACACGGGTACCGATATCTATGGACAAGTTTTAGATCCATCTTTGATTGACCAGTATGAATTAGGTGTTAAGAATGATTTCTTCAATGGCAAGCTGTCTGCGAATGTTACTCTCTATCAAATAAAGAATAACAACCTGGCACAAACCGCACAAAATGATAAAAACGGCAATCCTAATAGCAATACTGCCTTAAAAGCGTTGGTTGGTGAAACTACCAGCAAAGGTGTAGAAGTAGACCTTGCAGGACACCCTGCGATAGGCTTGGATATTATGGCGGGCTATAGCTACAACGACATGCGCTATACAGATGTACCGGTTGCGGTAGGCAACTATAAAGAAGGTGAGCGCCTGGTAAATACGCCAGCCCATACAGCTAATGGTAGCGTATTCTATACTTTCCAGAAATCAAGCCTGAAAGGATTGAAGCTAGGATTATCTGCCTATTATGTAGGTGACCGTAATGGTGGCTGGAACACTGATGTCACGAAGATCGATGGATCTACTATTACCTATCGTAATCGTTTGATTCCAGTAGAAGGCTTTACCACCATGGACTTCTCTGCGGGCTACAGCTACAAGAAGTTCTCTATCCTGGCCAAGGTTTCTAACCTAACCAACACTTACAACTATTATGTTCACGAGAACTATAGCATTAACCCTATTCCTCCAACACAAGTAGTTGGTACCGTTTCCTATAAATTTTAATTAATTAACTAAACAAAGAGGCAAAGCCCGCAAGGTTTTGCCTCTTTTTGCATCTTGAAATCGTATATACATGAAAGTATTTTTCCGCCGTATTCACCTTTATTTAAGCCTGGCCGCCGGATTGGTTATATTAACCTGCTGCTTAACTGGGGCTATACTGGTCTTTGAAAAAGACCTTCAAATGGCCTTCAACAAAGAGCGGTATTTTGTAGCCCAAGGAAGTCAACGCCTTTCTTTGGACCAGCTATCCAAAGTGGTAAAACAAGGTTTTCCGGAAATGAAGATCAACGGCGTTAAAGTATATGAGGACCCAACGCGTTCGGTTGAATTCAGCGTGTCGCCAGCGCCTAAAAAGGATAAAAAGGCAGAAGGTCTACCAGCTGCTGCAAAGGGAAAAGAAAAAACGGCCGCACCTGCCGGCAGGCAACCTGGCTTTACCATTTTTGTAAATCCTTATACAGGCGATTTACTTGAAAAGTATAGTTATAAAGAAACTTCTTTTTACCAGGTATTTGCCTTGCACCGCTGGTTATTAGGTGGCGAGAAAAGCGCAGGTAAATACATTGTTGGTGTATCGACATTTATATTTCTGTTCATTTTAATTACCGGGATTATCCTTTGGTGGCCTAAGACAAAGAAGATATTAAAGCAGCGTTTGACTGTAAAATGGGATGCAGGCTGGAAACGCATCAACCACGACTTTCACCTGGTGTTTGGTTTTTACAGCGCCATCTTCTTATTCATCTTTGCCTTTACGGGACTTGCCTGGTCGTTTGAGTGGTTCAATGACGGGATATATAAAGTGACCAACTCATCGAGTAAGCCACCAGCCCCACCAAAGTCGGAATATGCGGCCAACACGGACCGTATTTCTTTTGATGCAGCACTGGCTAGCGCAAAGACCGTTTATAATGGGGCGGAGTTTTACACTATTTCAGCTCCAAAAGATTCCACTGAAGTCTTTAATGTATCGGCCCTGCCTGCCAATGCTGTACATGAAAGCGCTACCAATGCGGTTTATGTAGATCAGTACTCTGGAAAAGTGGCAGGTCAATTAGCCTATGAAAACAGAAGCTTAGGTGCAAGAGTGCGTTCTACCTTTAAGCCTGTACACACAGGTAGTATCTGGGGCACGCCCTCAAAGATCATTGCGCTGCTTGTTTGTATAATGGGTGTAACCTTCCCTATTACCGGTGTGATCATGTGGATCAACAGAACTAAGAAAAGCAAAAAGAAAAGTGGACCTATGCATGCAACAAAAAAGGAAACTGCTGTTGCCTAAAAGCGTTTTTCATTAAATAGTGCGGTAATTATCTGGAATCTAAAAGTAGTAAGTACGTAATTCGGAGGCTGATTAAAGACTACATTTCAAATACCAGCGGAGATCATTCTTGCCTTAACAAAGAGCAGGCACTCAAGACTACAAATGTTTTGCTACTGGTTTGCAACCTTATGTGTTTGAAATATCAAAGTCCACTATTTCTTTGATGCTGTTAATGCTCCTGCTGTATAGGATGTGATCAGGTTTCTATTGCTGGCATTCCTTCTTATCCTTGCTTTTCCACTTTTGCCTTGATGGACCGCGGATTGTTTGGATTAGTGGGATTAACAGGATGAGAGACTTTTCGTTTTTAGTGTTCCTTCACTATTTGTCTTTTCTATCTTTTGCCTCTTAAGAAACTTAAGCCGGTTTAAGTTCAAGCCCAAGCCTCTTAGCTTGTTTTTTGAGTTTTCTTACTTGTTTTTCTCTAAAGCTTTCAACATAGTTTTCCAGGCTGATCGGATTAAACCTAACCCGGTCCCGCATCATGTGATAAAAGATCACTGCAATTTTTCTTGCAGTAGCGGTGATGGCCTTCGCTGGTCCGGACCGCGCTTTTATTCTATGGTAGAACACCGCTAACCAGTTCTGACTGCGCTGGACAGCAAAAGCTGCCAGTTTGAAGACCTGGCCCGCCCGGTTTTTTTTCTTTGGTATTTTACTGCTCAACAGCTTACCACCAGAAATTTTATTGTAGGGTGCCAGGTTGAGCCACGAGGTAAAATGTTTTTCAGTTGGCCATTTATTCATAGTAAGACCCGTTTCACTTAAGATTTCAATAGCCGTGCTGTCATTAATCCCAAAAATTTCTGTGAGGTCGGTGCCTGTTATCTCCTGTAGTATTGGTTTGGCATCAAAACTTAAATTGTTCTTGTTGCTTTTCACATTTTGCTTCTTGGCCAGAGCGTGAGTGCTATTGGTTTTTTGAAGGAGCAGCGCCTGGATCTGCTGGTCACATTCTAATATCCTTTGGCGATACTGGTGATACAGCTCAAAAGACAAACGCAGTTCAAAAAGATGTTCTTCTTTCCATACGCCCTCCAGGGATCGGCATATATCATCAGGACTGGCTTTGATTCGGCCATCAACTAGTTTGAGCAGCACCTGAGGATCTCGTTGTCCTTGCAGTATGGTTTGGATGATTCGTTGTCCGGTCTTTCCGGTGATGTCAGCAATGACATGCTGCAACTTGATATTCATTTGCTCCATGGCTTTTTGCATCATGCGGATATGTGTGGCACTCATTTCAATTAAATTTTTCCGATAGCGCATATACGTACGGAGTTTTCTGGTGTACGTATCGGGTTGGAAGGAGGCCGACAGCAAACCACAACTGTGTAATTGGCGGATCCATTCTGCATCACTCATGTCGGTTTTCTTTCCCCTTACATTTTTTACATGCTTTGCATTGTCCAACACGACCTCAAAACCGGCCTCTTCCAGAATTAAGAACAAACTGATCCAGTAAATACCGGTCGCTTCCATGGCCACAGTGTCGACGTCACATTCCTTTAACCAGTTGGCGATAGCATGTAAATCTTCTGTAAAGCAACCAAAGCAGCGAACCGGTTGTGCGTCCCGATTGGGCGCTACGGCTACCCAATGCTCTTTACTG
This genomic interval from Flavisolibacter tropicus contains the following:
- a CDS encoding PepSY-associated TM helix domain-containing protein, whose amino-acid sequence is MKVFFRRIHLYLSLAAGLVILTCCLTGAILVFEKDLQMAFNKERYFVAQGSQRLSLDQLSKVVKQGFPEMKINGVKVYEDPTRSVEFSVSPAPKKDKKAEGLPAAAKGKEKTAAPAGRQPGFTIFVNPYTGDLLEKYSYKETSFYQVFALHRWLLGGEKSAGKYIVGVSTFIFLFILITGIILWWPKTKKILKQRLTVKWDAGWKRINHDFHLVFGFYSAIFLFIFAFTGLAWSFEWFNDGIYKVTNSSSKPPAPPKSEYAANTDRISFDAALASAKTVYNGAEFYTISAPKDSTEVFNVSALPANAVHESATNAVYVDQYSGKVAGQLAYENRSLGARVRSTFKPVHTGSIWGTPSKIIALLVCIMGVTFPITGVIMWINRTKKSKKKSGPMHATKKETAVA
- a CDS encoding IS110 family transposase, which codes for MKDKNKAFPVFYPDAAGIDISSKEHWVAVAPNRDAQPVRCFGCFTEDLHAIANWLKECDVDTVAMEATGIYWISLFLILEEAGFEVVLDNAKHVKNVRGKKTDMSDAEWIRQLHSCGLLSASFQPDTYTRKLRTYMRYRKNLIEMSATHIRMMQKAMEQMNIKLQHVIADITGKTGQRIIQTILQGQRDPQVLLKLVDGRIKASPDDICRSLEGVWKEEHLFELRLSFELYHQYRQRILECDQQIQALLLQKTNSTHALAKKQNVKSNKNNLSFDAKPILQEITGTDLTEIFGINDSTAIEILSETGLTMNKWPTEKHFTSWLNLAPYNKISGGKLLSSKIPKKKNRAGQVFKLAAFAVQRSQNWLAVFYHRIKARSGPAKAITATARKIAVIFYHMMRDRVRFNPISLENYVESFREKQVRKLKKQAKRLGLELKPA
- a CDS encoding TonB-dependent receptor, producing MRRSYCLIAMALLTLNASSQNNFKFTNYTYSNTADNPDAPTGTVQGLLTTTDNQPAAYVTVHLKGTNINTVTDENGAFILKSVKEGNYVLEVSMIGLQSQEKAISVKKDQLTTISLALVEDAKQLSRVVVTSAKSLNQRPVIIGKAPIDPMDLPQSIAVLGQGVIRDQQAQRLSDVIKNVNGVYLATARASTQENFSARGYSFGSSNMFKNGARINSGTMPEMSSLERVEVLKGSAAILYGQVSPGGIVNMVTKEPKFKFGGEVAMRMGSYDLYKPSFDIYGPISSNVAFRVNGTYESANSYRDVVHSDRYYVNPSFLFKLGTKTDLVVEGDYLKHDFTPDFGIGSLGGTTIPDLPRNTFLGTSWQYAKTQQATATTTLKHYFNDNWQINTSLSYQNYYRDYFSTERIQADAIGDWTRPLGRTNTEENYFTGQANLTGKFKTKSLEHTLLAGVDADRSVTTNYNYTIAGGTNYDKINILNPAKYTARTDIPATEKIRKVVAPVDRNGIYVQDLIKLSSKFNILAGIRWSSVYSDQPDSTTLATNAKIKGKSQYNDAFSPRFGLVYKPTEATSVFASYSNSFTVNTGTDIYGQVLDPSLIDQYELGVKNDFFNGKLSANVTLYQIKNNNLAQTAQNDKNGNPNSNTALKALVGETTSKGVEVDLAGHPAIGLDIMAGYSYNDMRYTDVPVAVGNYKEGERLVNTPAHTANGSVFYTFQKSSLKGLKLGLSAYYVGDRNGGWNTDVTKIDGSTITYRNRLIPVEGFTTMDFSAGYSYKKFSILAKVSNLTNTYNYYVHENYSINPIPPTQVVGTVSYKF